One Thioclava electrotropha DNA segment encodes these proteins:
- the rpsD gene encoding 30S ribosomal protein S4, producing MTKRTSAKYKIDRRMGENIWGRAKSPVNRREYGPGQHGQRRKGKLSDFGIQLRAKQKLKGHYGDLTEKQFRRIYAEAERVKGDTGENLIGLLERRLDALVYRAKFVPTVFAARQFVNHGHVLVNGKKVNIPSYRLKEGDVVEVREKSKQMALVLEAVQSPERDVPDYLEVDHNKLTAKFVRTPALSDVPFAVQMEPNLVVEFYAKN from the coding sequence GTGACCAAACGCACGTCTGCCAAGTACAAAATCGACCGCCGCATGGGCGAGAACATCTGGGGCCGCGCCAAGTCGCCCGTCAACCGTCGTGAATATGGCCCCGGCCAGCACGGTCAGCGCCGCAAGGGCAAACTGTCCGACTTCGGTATCCAGCTCCGCGCCAAGCAGAAGCTGAAGGGCCATTACGGCGACCTGACCGAGAAGCAGTTCCGCCGCATCTACGCCGAAGCCGAGCGTGTGAAGGGCGACACCGGTGAAAACCTGATCGGTCTGCTCGAGCGCCGCCTCGACGCGCTGGTCTACCGCGCCAAGTTCGTCCCGACCGTCTTCGCTGCGCGCCAGTTCGTGAACCACGGCCACGTGCTCGTGAACGGCAAGAAAGTGAACATCCCCTCCTACCGCCTGAAAGAAGGCGACGTGGTGGAAGTCCGCGAGAAGTCCAAGCAGATGGCTCTGGTTCTCGAAGCCGTTCAGTCGCCCGAGCGCGACGTTCCGGATTACCTCGAAGTCGACCACAACAAACTGACCGCGAAATTCGTGCGCACCCCGGCTCTGTCCGACGTGCCCTTCGCGGTTCAGATGGAACCGAACCTCGTGGTCGAATTCTACGCGAAGAACTGA
- a CDS encoding DUF2125 domain-containing protein, whose product MRKLIILVLVATLAYCGYWFYGAHKIENGARDMLAQARQEGWGDAQSVSLAGFPSRFDLTFDKPELKDQGGLWHWSAPFAQLFALGYEPNKVIAYLPSGQSLQLGDQSYKLTQEDMRASLTVGYSTALPLERAIAVISAPVLTPAGETAPALSADQLRLAIERKDKAQGALGGSAQAADLVMPAAAYRLGAEAKSLKLPADLLERVDPKGKLPDTIARIHFDALIGTREPIDQTALEAGIPGLMTFSVSDLSLSWGGNDVSVEGNLTVDPSGYPDGTLTIRSASWRNWVGIAQSMGLIGKDQMKLVTGIGAMLAAKNPDGALEVPLVFKDGQMSLGPVPLGPAPQLVAQRQ is encoded by the coding sequence ATGCGCAAACTGATCATTCTGGTGCTGGTCGCGACGCTGGCCTATTGCGGCTACTGGTTTTACGGCGCGCATAAGATCGAAAACGGCGCGCGCGACATGCTCGCGCAGGCCCGGCAGGAAGGCTGGGGCGATGCGCAATCGGTGTCGCTGGCGGGCTTCCCCTCGCGCTTCGATCTGACCTTCGACAAGCCCGAACTGAAGGATCAGGGCGGCCTGTGGCACTGGAGCGCGCCCTTTGCGCAGCTCTTCGCTCTGGGATACGAACCCAATAAAGTGATCGCCTACCTGCCCTCGGGCCAGTCGCTGCAACTGGGCGATCAAAGCTACAAGCTGACGCAAGAGGACATGCGCGCCTCGCTGACGGTGGGCTATTCGACCGCGCTGCCGCTGGAGCGGGCGATTGCCGTGATCTCCGCGCCGGTGCTGACGCCCGCGGGCGAGACGGCCCCCGCGCTTTCGGCCGATCAGCTGCGCCTCGCCATCGAGCGCAAGGACAAGGCGCAGGGCGCGCTCGGCGGCTCGGCGCAAGCCGCCGATCTGGTGATGCCCGCCGCCGCCTATCGTCTGGGCGCGGAGGCGAAGTCGCTGAAACTCCCGGCCGATCTCCTGGAGCGGGTCGACCCGAAGGGCAAGCTGCCCGACACCATCGCACGCATCCATTTCGACGCGCTGATCGGCACGCGCGAACCGATCGACCAGACCGCGCTGGAAGCGGGCATCCCGGGGCTGATGACGTTCTCGGTTTCGGACCTTTCGCTGAGCTGGGGCGGCAACGATGTTTCGGTCGAGGGCAACCTGACGGTCGATCCCTCGGGCTATCCCGACGGCACGCTGACGATCCGCTCTGCCTCGTGGCGCAACTGGGTCGGCATCGCGCAGAGCATGGGTCTGATCGGCAAGGACCAGATGAAGCTCGTAACCGGGATCGGCGCGATGCTGGCCGCGAAGAACCCCGATGGCGCGCTGGAAGTGCCGCTTGTCTTCAAGGACGGGCAGATGAGCCTCGGCCCGGTGCCGCTCGGCCCCGCGCCGCAGCTGGTCGCGCAGCGGCAGTAA
- a CDS encoding prephenate/arogenate dehydrogenase family protein: protein MSQLYQRVALIGLGLIASSMAHAMREKGLAGEIVGHARSAETRDTALEIGLVDAVYETAAEAVAGADLVVLCVPVGAMAKIAEEIAPHLARGATITDVGSVKRAVIDAVGPHVPEGVHFIPGHPLAGTEQSGPRSGFATLFANRWWLFTPIEGTDPEALTRLKSLVEAMGANTDEMAPDHHDLVLSVVSHTPHLIAYTMVGVADHLRRVTHEEVIKYSATGFRDFTRIAASDPTMWRDVFLTNKEATLDILGRFTEELFMLQRAIRMGDGDMLHDYFTRTRAIRRGIIEAGQDTDAPDFGRGAPKKDA from the coding sequence ATGAGCCAACTCTACCAGCGGGTCGCGCTGATCGGGCTCGGCCTGATCGCCTCGTCGATGGCCCATGCGATGCGCGAGAAGGGCCTGGCGGGCGAGATCGTCGGTCATGCGCGCTCCGCCGAGACGCGCGACACCGCGCTGGAGATCGGGCTGGTCGATGCCGTCTATGAGACCGCCGCCGAGGCCGTCGCGGGCGCGGATCTGGTTGTGCTCTGTGTGCCGGTCGGCGCGATGGCGAAGATCGCCGAAGAGATCGCTCCGCATCTGGCCCGCGGGGCTACGATCACCGATGTCGGCTCGGTCAAGCGCGCGGTGATCGACGCGGTCGGTCCGCATGTGCCCGAGGGGGTGCATTTCATTCCCGGCCACCCGCTGGCGGGGACGGAACAGTCCGGCCCGCGCTCGGGCTTTGCGACGCTCTTCGCCAATCGCTGGTGGCTGTTCACGCCGATCGAGGGCACGGACCCCGAGGCGCTGACCCGGCTGAAATCTCTGGTCGAGGCGATGGGCGCGAATACCGACGAGATGGCGCCCGATCACCACGATCTCGTGCTCTCGGTCGTGTCGCACACGCCGCACCTGATCGCCTATACGATGGTTGGCGTGGCGGATCATCTTCGTCGTGTAACCCACGAGGAAGTCATCAAATATTCCGCTACGGGTTTCCGCGATTTTACCCGGATCGCGGCCTCGGACCCGACGATGTGGCGCGACGTGTTCCTGACCAACAAGGAAGCCACGCTCGATATCCTTGGCCGCTTCACCGAGGAGCTGTTCATGCTGCAACGCGCGATCCGCATGGGCGATGGCGACATGCTGCACGACTATTTCACGCGCACCCGCGCGATCCGCCGCGGCATCATCGAGGCCGGGCAGGATACGGATGCGCCCGATTTCGGGCGCGGTGCGCCGAAGAAAGACGCATGA
- a CDS encoding gamma-glutamylcyclotransferase has protein sequence MQDQCDDNRIWVFGYGSLIWNPGFDFDERMLARAPGWERSFCLRSLVHRGTPEAPGLVLALDEGQGGCAGLAFAIRPGQEDEVMAYLRERELVTSAYLEREIDVDLDDGRRVRAVTYVIDRHHDQYCGGLSDDEQARIIASATGGRGPNRDYLFNTAQHLHELGIPDPHLDALVARLHDLS, from the coding sequence ATGCAGGACCAGTGCGACGACAACAGGATCTGGGTCTTCGGCTACGGCTCGCTGATCTGGAACCCCGGCTTCGATTTTGACGAGCGGATGCTCGCCCGTGCGCCGGGTTGGGAGCGCAGCTTCTGCCTGCGCTCGCTGGTGCATCGGGGCACGCCCGAAGCGCCGGGGCTGGTGCTGGCGCTCGACGAGGGGCAGGGCGGCTGCGCGGGGCTCGCCTTCGCGATCCGGCCCGGACAGGAAGACGAGGTAATGGCCTATCTGCGCGAGCGCGAGTTGGTGACCTCGGCCTATCTGGAACGAGAGATCGACGTCGATCTGGATGACGGGCGGCGCGTGCGCGCGGTCACCTATGTGATCGACCGCCATCACGATCAGTATTGCGGCGGGCTTTCCGATGACGAGCAGGCGCGGATCATCGCCAGCGCCACCGGCGGGCGCGGTCCGAACCGCGATTATCTGTTCAATACTGCCCAGCATCTGCACGAATTGGGCATCCCGGATCCCCATCTTGATGCATTGGTGGCACGGCTGCACGACTTGTCGTGA
- a CDS encoding biopolymer transporter ExbB, translating into MEEPIRLEPQFSQPVRQVILMLLVLGLVATGGYFAYSRIFPIFLANPWLNGVILAVFVFGILACFWQVVQLVKAVNWIESFAADRPGRPQVRPPSMLAPLASLLGSREARRAVSSSSGRSILESVATRIDEARDITRYIAGLLIFLGLLGTFYGLATTVPAVVETIRALAPKEGESAIGVFDNLMTGLEAQLGGMGTAFSSSLLGLAGSLVVGLLELFASHGQNRFYRELEEWISSITRLSFTALEGGDGEGSMVAGVLDHMSEQMDQIQTLFVRSDAGRVQTEARIAHLSNAIHDLSERLSAEMDARHRQQGALQQMAEGQERLIGALDHLAQRTAEGAPEAEALMETRMRLRSIDQQMMRMLEEVSAGRQESMAELRHDFAGLTRAILGYKPHRED; encoded by the coding sequence ATGGAAGAGCCGATCCGGCTGGAGCCGCAATTCTCACAACCCGTGCGTCAGGTGATCCTGATGCTTCTGGTGCTCGGCTTGGTCGCTACGGGTGGCTATTTCGCCTATTCGCGCATCTTCCCGATTTTCCTCGCCAATCCCTGGCTGAACGGGGTGATCCTCGCGGTCTTCGTCTTCGGCATCCTCGCCTGTTTCTGGCAGGTGGTGCAGCTGGTGAAGGCGGTGAACTGGATCGAGAGCTTCGCCGCGGACCGCCCCGGTCGTCCGCAGGTGCGCCCGCCGTCGATGCTGGCGCCGCTTGCGTCCCTTCTGGGCTCGCGCGAGGCGCGCCGCGCGGTGTCGTCGTCCTCGGGGCGCTCGATCCTCGAATCCGTCGCGACCCGGATCGACGAGGCGCGCGACATCACCCGCTATATCGCTGGGCTGCTGATCTTCCTCGGCCTGCTCGGGACGTTTTACGGCCTCGCTACCACCGTGCCTGCGGTGGTCGAGACCATTCGCGCACTGGCGCCCAAGGAAGGCGAGAGCGCGATCGGCGTGTTCGACAACCTGATGACGGGTCTGGAGGCGCAGCTGGGCGGCATGGGCACGGCGTTCTCCTCCTCGCTCTTGGGTCTTGCGGGCTCGCTGGTGGTGGGCTTGTTGGAACTGTTCGCAAGCCACGGTCAGAACCGGTTCTACCGCGAGCTGGAGGAATGGATTTCCTCGATCACGCGGCTGTCCTTCACCGCGCTCGAAGGGGGCGATGGCGAAGGCTCGATGGTGGCGGGCGTCCTCGATCACATGTCCGAACAGATGGACCAGATCCAGACACTGTTCGTGCGCTCCGATGCCGGTCGCGTGCAGACCGAGGCGCGGATCGCGCATCTGTCAAACGCCATTCACGACCTGTCGGAACGGCTCTCGGCAGAGATGGATGCGCGCCACCGCCAGCAAGGCGCGCTGCAACAGATGGCCGAGGGGCAGGAGCGGCTGATCGGCGCGCTCGATCACCTCGCGCAACGCACGGCCGAAGGCGCACCCGAGGCGGAGGCGCTGATGGAGACCCGGATGCGGCTGCGCTCGATCGACCAGCAGATGATGCGGATGCTCGAGGAAGTCAGCGCCGGACGGCAGGAAAGCATGGCCGAGCTGCGCCACGATTTCGCAGGTCTCACCCGGGCGATCCTCGGCTACAAACCGCATCGCGAGGATTAA
- a CDS encoding peptidoglycan -binding protein: MALARRGGNRFSTNIWPGFVDAMTALLLVLMFVLSIFMIVQSVLRDTLSTKEGELIQLNEQVSNLAKALSLQQTKTQQLTGELENAKDKADQQDSLIATLTSQLDDRRAALADAKQKITEFEARVAQLVGERNAAQQDASAKADEIRLSKETIADLRDKLTKSGDEVAAMTLQLEEARKKAEDTLTKLAAAQTAKDDLEKQLGKQLSEAEKQAALKATAQKALADQQAISEGAQKKVALLNQQVAALRSQLAQLQNVLDEAQQKDAAAKVQLDNLGQQLNAALARAASEEKKRADLQEKMRKEAEAKAKDLENYRSEFFGKLSQLLKGKQGVKIEGDRFVFSSEVLFAPASATLSDAGRAQIKQVTSLLDQLRGEIPGDIPWIIRVDGHTDDTPLSGQGEFKDNWELSQARALSVVKYMVESLGFPPQRLAAAGFAQFDPVNTADTPEARAQNRRIELKLTER, translated from the coding sequence ATGGCTCTGGCACGGCGCGGCGGCAATCGGTTCTCGACCAATATCTGGCCGGGTTTCGTCGATGCGATGACGGCGCTTCTTCTGGTCCTGATGTTCGTCCTGTCGATCTTCATGATCGTGCAATCGGTGCTGCGCGATACGCTGAGCACCAAGGAAGGCGAGCTGATCCAGCTCAACGAACAGGTGTCGAACCTCGCCAAGGCGCTGTCGCTGCAACAGACGAAGACGCAGCAGCTGACCGGCGAGTTGGAGAATGCGAAGGACAAGGCCGACCAGCAGGACTCGCTGATCGCGACGCTCACCTCGCAGCTCGATGACCGCAGGGCCGCGCTGGCCGATGCCAAGCAGAAGATCACCGAATTCGAGGCCCGCGTCGCGCAATTGGTGGGCGAGCGCAACGCCGCGCAGCAGGATGCGAGCGCCAAGGCCGACGAAATCCGGCTAAGCAAGGAAACCATCGCCGATCTGCGCGACAAGCTGACGAAATCGGGTGATGAGGTCGCGGCGATGACGCTGCAGCTCGAAGAAGCGCGCAAAAAGGCCGAGGACACGCTGACCAAGCTCGCCGCCGCGCAGACCGCGAAAGACGATCTGGAAAAGCAGCTCGGCAAGCAGCTGTCCGAGGCCGAGAAGCAGGCCGCGCTGAAAGCCACCGCGCAGAAGGCGCTGGCCGATCAGCAGGCGATCTCGGAAGGCGCGCAGAAGAAAGTCGCTCTGCTCAATCAACAGGTTGCGGCGTTGCGCAGCCAGCTCGCGCAGCTGCAGAACGTGCTCGACGAGGCGCAGCAGAAGGATGCCGCGGCCAAGGTGCAGCTCGACAATCTCGGCCAGCAGCTGAACGCGGCGCTGGCCCGTGCGGCCTCCGAGGAAAAGAAACGCGCGGACCTGCAGGAGAAGATGCGCAAGGAGGCCGAGGCCAAGGCAAAAGATCTGGAGAACTACCGTTCGGAATTCTTCGGCAAGCTGTCGCAGCTTCTGAAGGGCAAACAGGGCGTGAAGATCGAAGGCGACCGTTTCGTCTTCTCCTCCGAGGTGCTCTTCGCGCCGGCCTCCGCAACGCTGTCTGATGCGGGCCGCGCGCAGATCAAGCAGGTGACCTCGCTGCTCGACCAGCTGCGTGGGGAAATCCCGGGCGACATTCCGTGGATCATCCGCGTCGATGGCCATACCGACGACACGCCGCTGTCGGGGCAGGGCGAGTTCAAGGATAACTGGGAGCTGAGCCAAGCCCGCGCGCTGTCGGTGGTGAAATATATGGTCGAGAGCCTCGGCTTCCCGCCGCAACGCCTCGCCGCCGCCGGGTTCGCGCAGTTCGACCCGGTGAACACCGCCGACACGCCCGAAGCGCGCGCCCAGAACCGCCGAATCGAGCTGAAACTGACCGAGCGCTGA
- a CDS encoding extensin-like domain-containing protein has translation MRVAALIALAAVVALGSCGRGEDRRSARYSSSGELCGIAGLEGAHIAPIDGPGRCGIADPVQITSVSGIRLTSPVRVNCSAAKSFKRWVDRGIKPAVGRRGGGIEAIRIAASYSCRSRNSQPGAKLSEHAKGNAIDVSGVVLRNGKTLSVLEDWRRGRVIKRMHKSACGPFGTVLGPKSDRFHQDHIHVDVASYRGGAYCR, from the coding sequence ATGAGAGTAGCGGCGCTGATCGCACTTGCGGCAGTGGTGGCGCTTGGCTCTTGCGGGCGCGGTGAAGATCGGCGCTCGGCGCGCTATTCCTCGTCGGGCGAGCTTTGCGGCATTGCGGGGCTGGAAGGCGCGCATATCGCGCCGATCGACGGGCCGGGGCGCTGCGGCATCGCCGATCCGGTTCAGATCACCTCCGTCTCCGGTATCCGCCTGACCTCGCCGGTTCGGGTGAATTGCTCGGCGGCGAAGTCCTTCAAGCGCTGGGTGGATCGTGGGATCAAACCGGCGGTGGGGCGGCGCGGCGGCGGGATCGAGGCGATCCGCATCGCAGCCTCCTATTCCTGCCGGAGCCGCAATTCGCAGCCCGGCGCGAAGCTGTCCGAACATGCCAAGGGCAACGCAATCGACGTCTCGGGCGTGGTCCTGCGCAACGGCAAGACGCTGAGCGTGCTGGAGGATTGGCGCCGGGGCCGGGTGATCAAGCGGATGCACAAATCGGCCTGCGGCCCGTTCGGCACCGTGCTGGGGCCGAAATCGGATCGCTTCCATCAGGACCACATCCACGTGGACGTGGCCAGCTACCGCGGCGGGGCTTACTGCCGTTAA
- the hisC gene encoding histidinol-phosphate transaminase, with protein MTTHIRPQPGIMDIELYQGGASHVAGRTDAVKLSSNENPFGPSDKAKDAFAKCAHSMHRYPPTDHAKLRTAIGEVHKLDPDRIICGVGSDEIIHFLCQAYVGARDEVVFTEHGFLMYRISTMAAGGTPIEVKERDRTTDVDAILSACTKKTKLVFLANPNNPTGTMIQLAELERLAAGLPKGALLVIDAAYAEYVEGYDGGAELATRLPNVFMTRTFSKIYGLGGLRVGWGYGSREVIDVLNRIRGPFNLSTAQQETAEAAVRDQDWVNKCRDDNTRLRAWLAEALAEKGVPSDTSTANFILARLASEQEAADCDTYLKSEGIIVRRVAGYNLPNCLRITVGDEPSCRRVAHLIGVFKAGGIEVPR; from the coding sequence ATGACCACGCATATTCGCCCCCAGCCCGGTATTATGGACATCGAGCTCTATCAGGGCGGCGCCTCCCATGTGGCGGGGCGCACCGATGCCGTCAAACTCAGCTCGAACGAGAACCCGTTCGGCCCCTCTGACAAGGCCAAGGACGCGTTCGCGAAATGCGCCCATTCGATGCATCGCTACCCCCCGACCGACCATGCCAAGCTGCGCACGGCGATCGGCGAGGTGCATAAGCTCGACCCCGACCGGATCATCTGCGGCGTGGGCTCGGACGAGATCATCCACTTCCTGTGCCAGGCCTATGTCGGCGCGCGCGACGAGGTCGTGTTCACCGAGCACGGCTTCCTGATGTATCGCATCTCGACCATGGCCGCGGGCGGCACCCCGATCGAGGTCAAGGAGCGCGACCGCACGACCGATGTCGATGCGATCCTGAGCGCCTGCACCAAGAAGACCAAGCTCGTCTTCCTCGCCAATCCGAACAACCCGACTGGCACGATGATCCAGCTGGCGGAGCTGGAGCGGCTGGCGGCGGGGCTGCCGAAAGGCGCGCTGCTGGTGATCGATGCGGCCTATGCGGAATATGTCGAAGGCTATGACGGCGGGGCGGAGCTGGCGACGCGCCTGCCCAATGTCTTCATGACGCGGACCTTCTCGAAGATCTACGGTCTCGGCGGGCTGCGCGTCGGTTGGGGCTATGGCTCGCGCGAGGTGATCGACGTGCTCAACCGCATCCGTGGGCCGTTCAACCTTTCGACCGCGCAGCAGGAGACTGCAGAGGCCGCCGTGCGCGATCAGGACTGGGTCAACAAATGCCGCGATGACAACACCCGTTTGCGCGCGTGGCTGGCCGAAGCGCTGGCGGAAAAGGGCGTTCCGTCAGATACTTCCACGGCGAACTTCATCCTCGCGCGTCTCGCCTCCGAGCAGGAGGCTGCCGATTGCGATACCTACCTGAAATCCGAAGGCATCATCGTGCGCCGGGTCGCGGGCTATAACCTGCCTAACTGCCTGCGCATCACCGTGGGCGACGAACCGTCCTGCCGCCGCGTGGCGCATCTGATCGGCGTCTTCAAGGCAGGCGGGATTGAGGTGCCCAGATGA